From a single Larimichthys crocea isolate SSNF chromosome XIII, L_crocea_2.0, whole genome shotgun sequence genomic region:
- the ndufb9 gene encoding NADH dehydrogenase [ubiquinone] 1 beta subcomplex subunit 9 produces the protein MAAFLTHQQKVLRLYKKSLRHLESWCIFRDKYRFYACMLRARFDESKNEKDMMKATMLLKAGEEEFWTNQHPQPYIFPDSPGGTSYERYECYKVPEWLLDHWHPSEKAMYPDYFSKREQWKKLRMQSWDKEVAQLQAENQPKDEALPPARKEGDLPPLWWQYVTRPRERPT, from the exons ATGGCGGCCTTCCTGACCCACCAGCAGAAAGTTCTGCGGCTCTACAAGAAATCTCTGAGACACCTGGAGTCCTGGTGCATCTTCAG AGACAAGTACCGGTTCTACGCCTGCATGCTGCGGGCTCGCTTCGACGAGAGCAAGAATGAAAAGGACATGATGAAGGCCACCATGCTGCTGAAGGCGGGAGAGGAGGAGTTCTGGACCAACCAACATCCGCAGCCCTACATCTTCCCTGACTCTCCTGGAGGGACCTCCTACGAGAGATACGAGTGCTACAAG GTCCCGGAGTGGCTGCTGGACCACTGGCACCCCTCAGAGAAGGCCATGTACCCTGACTACTTCTCCAAGAGAGAGCAGTGGAAGAAACTGAGGATGCAGAGCTGGGACAAAGAG GTCGCCCAGCTGCAGGCTGAGAATCAGCCCAAGGACGAAGCCCTCCCTCCTGCCCGCAAGGAGGGCGACCTCCCCCCTCTGTGGTGGCAGTACGTCACCCGCCCCAGGGAGCGgcccacataa